In Haladaptatus cibarius D43, the sequence ACTGCATCAACTCGATTCCGATGCCAGCGACGATACCCGTTTGAGCCGCTGGCCGCAAACTTTACCAGCATTATTCCATAGATAAAATCTAAGTTTTAAGTATTAGATATACTTATAAAAATATTGTCTTAAATTAAAATCAAAGGTTTTTTATTCCGTGGTATGCTCTCACAAATCGTATGCCAAGGAAAGCCAATGGCGTTTCGCGGCGGAATGTACTCAAACTCACTGGTGGCTCGCTGGCGGCGGCCGGTGCGACTGGTCTTGCATCTGCGGCACCGACTGACAAGGTGGAAGTCAACGTCGGGTTCAGCAGCGCACGTGGGAAAGCAATGGCCCGAAGCAGTGCGGACGAGGTCGTTCGAGAGTTCAACTCCATCGACACGATGACGATTCGAGTGCCAAAGCAGGCGGCAACTGCACTCGAAAAGAATCCGAATATTCGCTACGTCGAAGCGAACGGTACGATGGAAGCCCTCGCGGAAACCGAACCGTGGGGCATCGACCGCGTCGATGCAGAGGTCGCTCACGCAAACGGTGACCTCGGCGCAGGTGCCGACATCGCAATCGTCGACACGGGAATCGACGACGACCACCCAGACCTGCAAGACCACCTCGGCTCCGGCGAGGCGTTCGTCTCCTGTGGTAACGGTGGCTACTTCGGAAACTGTGCGTTCTCCGGAAACAGCAACTCCTGTAACGTTTCGTGGTCGGACGACAACGACCACGGTACCCACTGTGCCGGTACCGCGGCAGGCGACGACAACACGGAAGGCGTCATCGGCGTCGCACCGAACGCGACGC encodes:
- a CDS encoding S8 family serine peptidase; this encodes MPRKANGVSRRNVLKLTGGSLAAAGATGLASAAPTDKVEVNVGFSSARGKAMARSSADEVVREFNSIDTMTIRVPKQAATALEKNPNIRYVEANGTMEALAETEPWGIDRVDAEVAHANGDLGAGADIAIVDTGIDDDHPDLQDHLGSGEAFVSCGNGGYFGNCAFSGNSNSCNVSWSDDNDHGTHCAGTAAGDDNTEGVIGVAPNATLHAVKVLDCAGSGSFSDIAAGVEYVADQGWDVASLSLGGSSSSSALRDAVQYAYDNGVSIIAAAGNSGQCTDCVGYPAAYPETIAVASSNKSDGQSSFSSQGPEVDIIAPGTDVYSTVPSGYATFSGTSMATPHVAGAVGQLMAQGYSARDAESQILSTAKDIGLPENEQGQGLLDVAAALGYDSSDN